One Rosa chinensis cultivar Old Blush chromosome 5, RchiOBHm-V2, whole genome shotgun sequence genomic region harbors:
- the LOC112203419 gene encoding disease resistance protein RPM1 produces the protein MAADIAVSAALALVEKVASFVDKIRKSPSHVREALDKARTCLERMDAYLTTSQARIDQGNQVQLQARVKQVRDVVHYIEDALDEFTIQVPHHSQYTHWYSGMTRCAAHSTSYWLASNRLSSEIEVIITNKIGFLRELDGLTQEGQPTCSTSQQHGGTLTPQVLEDDEIVGFDVPKQKLIEQLMKGDPKRLTISIVGPGGSGKTTIMRNVYDTKKVQRNFNCRAWIDVLRPLNLENVLRTMLSSFDPKGKRQEPEGTINCLKEKLKLLLQKKKFLVVLDNVWRNEDLESIVNALPNGSPGSKILVSTRTSDVASHSSNNYIHDLSRGLSKQHARYLFCKKAFPNNNNNNNCPQELEEWVEKFLKRCDGLPSAISAVGADLANKRHSPVEWKKAYESFESWGLSYRDLPSPLRSWELSYRDLPSQLKSCFLYFSVFPEDYSIKREKLIRLWIAEGFVKPEGRKTMEDVAEWYLNELVGRNLVSVSSKETDGQVRRCRVSNLVHHFIISKPENFLCVLKANHSTTDSGTKIRRLSVQDDNITISGSAYDLNGIRTLLVFGQGSSNNFRQFGNVLKNFKFLKVLDLQGAPLKKFPKGVVGLTLLRYLSLRETKIKRVPRSIIKLGFLETLDLKHTQITHLPKEICKLSNLRHLLVHHWDATSKNIQAVVVSSGNIKALRSIQKLSLIEVKKRNNRKLIKALGELVDLRKLGLQVDLASQEDRRQLCSSIQKMKHLSMLDLRSKSLEVYLDLDHMESPPKYVQRLHLEGLLDTLPRWIPKLESLSKIALKCSKLNDRVEPLEALESLPNLMELDLVDYSEGEVLKFKAGTFKELILVSIEQFDQLRKMVIENGAMPKLKKLTISKCRNLELVPKGIDGLTSLDQLCVNDMHTKFIAHLKGIAKRSSWDIFRRKISGGCKIVIDGTEQP, from the coding sequence ATGGCCGCGGATATTGCCGTTTCAGCAGCATTGGCATTAGTTGAGAAGGTCGCAAGCTTCGTCGACAAAATACGCAAAAGTCCGAGCCATGTCCGTGAAGCTCTTGATAAGGCAAGAACTTGTTTGGAGAGGATGGATGCCTATCTAACGACGTCCCAAGCACGGATTGATCAAGGCAATCAAGTGCAGCTTCAAGCTCGTGTTAAACAGGTCCGAGATGTAGTTCATTACATTGAGGATGCACTTGACGAGTTCACAATTCAGGTTCCCCATCATTCCCAGTATACCCATTGGTATTCTGGGATGACACGCTGCGCTGCTCATTCCACGTCTTATTGGTTAGCAAGTAACAGATTGTCCTCCGAAATTGAAGTTATTATTACAAATAAGATCGGTTTTCTTAGAGAACTCGATGGACTCACACAAGAAGGCCAACCAACTTGTAGCACAAGCCAGCAGCATGGAGGTACTTTGACCCCGCAAGTTCTTGAAGACGATGAAATAGTGGGCTTTGACGTGCCTAAACAAAAACTCATTGAACAGTTGATGAAAGGAGATCCAAAGCGTCTGACGATTTCCATTGTAGGTCCTGGCGGCTCCGGCAAAACCACTATCATGAGGAATGTTTACGACACTAAAAAGGTTCAAAGGAATTTTAATTGCCGAGCTTGGATCGATGTGTTGCGTCCTCTAAATCTCGAAAATGTGTTGCGCACCATGTTGAGCAGTTTTGATCCAAAAGGAAAACGGCAGGAACCAGAAGGAACAATTAATTGtctaaaagaaaaattgaaactaCTTCTGCAGAAAAAGAAGTTTCTGGTTGTCTTGGATAATGTTTGGCGTAACGAGGATTTGGAGTCCATTGTAAATGCACTGCCCAATGGTTCCCCTGGGAGTAAAATACTCGTATCAACTCGTACGTCTGATGTTGCTTCTCATTCCTCCAATAACTACATCCATGACTTGAGTCGTGGCTTATCAAAGCAACATGCCCGGTATCTGTTCTGCAAGAAGGCTTttccaaataataataataataataactgtCCACAGGAGCTTGAGGAGTGGGTTGAAAAATTCCTGAAGAGGTGTGACGGTTTGCCTTCTGCAATTTCAGCTGTTGGTGCCGATCTAGCAAACAAGCGGCATTCTCCAGTTGAGTGGAAGAAGGCATATGAAAGCTTTGAAAGTTGGGGGTTGAGCTACAGGGATCTTCCAAGCCCGCTTAGAAGTTGGGAGTTGAGCTACAGGGATCTTCCAAGCCAGCTTAAAAGTTGTTTCTTGTACTTCAGCGTGTTTCCAGAAGACTACTCTATCAAACGTGAGAAGCTAATTCGCTTGTGGATAGCCGAAGGATTTGTGAAGCCAGAGGGTAGAAAAACAATGGAGGACGTTGCAGAATGGTATCTAAATGAACTGGTTGGTAGAAACTTGGTTAGCGTCAGCAGCAAGGAAACTGATGGACAAGTAAGGAGGTGTCGTGTTTCGAATCTTGTTCACCACTTCATCATTTCTAAACCTGAGAATTTTCTCTGTGTTTTGAAAGCGAACCACAGTACTACTGATTCAGGTACAAAAATTCGACGCCTTTCTGTTCAAGATGACAACATCACTATATCAGGGTCTGCATATGATTTGAATGGTATTCGTACCTTGCTAGTATTTGGCCAGGGGAGTTCTAATAATTTCCGCCAGTTTGGAAATGTACTTAAAAACTTCAAGTTTTTAAAGGTTTTAGATTTGCAAGGTGCGCCTTTGAAGAAGTTTCCAAAAGGTGTTGTCGGTCTCACCCTCTTAAGGTATTTGAGCCTAAGGGAAACTAAGATTAAAAGAGTTCCAAGGTCCATTATCAAGCTTGGATTCTTGGAAACCTTAGATCTTAAACACACCCAGATAACCCATTTGCCAAAAGAGATATGTAAACTCTCCAATCTGCGCCACCTCTTAGTCCATCACTGGGATGCTACATCTAAAAATATCCAAGCGGTAGTGGTTTCTTCAGGAAATATTAAAGCCCTACGGTCCATACAAAAGTTGTCACTAATTGAGGTGAAAAAGAGAAACAATAGAAAGCTCATAAAAGCCTTGGGAGAGTTGGTAGATCTAAGGAAGTTGGGGCTGCAAGTAGATCTTGCAAGTCAAGAAGATAGAAGACAATTATGTTCATCCATTCAGAAAATGAAACATCTTTCCATGCTTGATCTAAGATCAAAGAGCTTGGAAGTGTATCTAGATTTGGATCATATGGAATCCCCACCTAAGTATGTACAACGTCTACATTTGGAAGGGCTCCTAGACACGCTGCCGCGGTGGATCCCCAAGCTTGAAAGTCTGTCCAAGATAGCTCTAAAGTGCTCAAAACTGAATGATAGGGTGGAACCCCTTGAGGCCCTTGAGTCTTTGCCTAATCTGATGGAGCTCGACTTGGTTGATTATTCCGAAGGGGAAGTGTTGAAATTCAAAGCTGGAACGTTTAAAGAACTAATTCTAGTAAGTATAGAACAATTTGATCAGCTAAGAAAGATGGTCATCGAGAATGGGGCGATGCCTAAGCTTAAGAAGCTAACCATATCCAAATGTCGCAATCTGGAGTTAGTTCCAAAGGGCATCGACGGTCTCACATCCCTCGACCAACTGTGTGTAAATGACATGCACACGAAATTCATTGCTCACTTGAAAGGCATAGCGAAGAGAAGCAGCTGGGATATTTTTCGACGCAAGATTTCAGGAGGTTGCAAGATTGTTATTGATGGCACTGAGCAACCTTGA